A single genomic interval of Roseomonas gilardii subsp. gilardii harbors:
- a CDS encoding amino acid ABC transporter permease: MSATVLPPAAGSSTGPVLVPRRHVGRWITGAVALLAVGLLLFSLAQNPRMQWDVVARNLTAPSILSGVLVTLELTAIAAVVGFAGGVALAIMRLSGNPVLASISWGFTWIFRSVPTLVQLFFWFNIAALYPTLSLALPGFGTLWSAQTNSLIGTFGAALIALILHEAAYASEIVRAGMIGVGQGQTDAARALGFTPLRTTWRIILPQAMRTMLPPAGNQIISLLKTTSVVSVIALENVLYSAQVIYERTYEVIPLLVVAALWYIVMTSVLSVLQQYVERRFDRGARARR, translated from the coding sequence ATGAGCGCGACCGTCCTGCCTCCCGCCGCCGGCTCCTCCACCGGCCCGGTGCTGGTCCCGCGCCGGCATGTCGGGCGCTGGATCACCGGCGCCGTGGCGCTGCTGGCCGTGGGCCTGTTGCTGTTCTCGCTGGCGCAGAACCCACGCATGCAGTGGGATGTCGTCGCCCGCAACCTGACCGCCCCCTCCATCCTCTCCGGGGTGCTGGTCACCCTGGAACTGACCGCCATCGCCGCGGTGGTGGGCTTCGCGGGCGGCGTCGCCCTGGCGATCATGCGCCTGTCCGGCAATCCGGTGCTGGCGTCGATCAGCTGGGGCTTCACCTGGATCTTCCGCTCCGTCCCGACCCTGGTGCAGCTCTTCTTCTGGTTCAACATCGCGGCGCTCTATCCGACTCTCAGCCTCGCCCTGCCGGGCTTCGGCACGCTCTGGTCGGCCCAGACCAACAGCCTGATCGGCACCTTCGGCGCCGCGCTGATCGCCCTCATCCTGCACGAGGCCGCCTATGCCAGCGAGATCGTGCGCGCCGGCATGATCGGGGTGGGGCAGGGGCAGACGGATGCGGCGCGGGCCCTTGGCTTCACGCCGCTGCGCACCACCTGGCGCATCATCCTGCCACAGGCGATGCGCACCATGCTGCCGCCGGCCGGCAACCAGATCATCTCGCTGCTCAAGACCACCTCGGTCGTCTCCGTGATCGCGCTGGAGAACGTGCTCTACTCGGCCCAGGTGATCTATGAGCGCACCTACGAGGTGATCCCGCTGCTGGTCGTCGCCGCCCTCTGGTACATCGTGATGACGTCGGTCCTCTCCGTCCTGCAGCAATATGTCGAACGCCGCTTCGACCGTGGCGCGAGGGCCCGGCGATGA
- a CDS encoding ABC transporter substrate-binding protein — protein MIPRRTLFLALCGAALFLAAPAVHAQPAEGGLPYRTGFEVKPDPALASKVPQRYRQAGILTVATNPNTPPTIYITEDNRTLAGREIDVMSAVAHRLGLEPRWVNAGSFGNIVPGLASGRYDAALANLSVTPERLKQVDFVSYFDNNRLGLVRAKDGFDGKPATDLMSLCGDTIGAGSGTTNAEVLLRQSEACVAAGRKPITVPLFPGRPAGVQAVLSGRIPGFVGPYEGLVYMVSASQDRLVLAGTFTVPGDFVGIGLQKDSPLTPLVAEALNSLIQDGTYLAILKKWGLDYGALTAARQNDAILEAPRKAASGG, from the coding sequence ATGATCCCACGTCGGACGCTTTTCCTGGCCCTCTGCGGCGCGGCCCTCTTCCTCGCGGCCCCTGCCGTTCATGCGCAGCCTGCCGAAGGCGGCCTTCCCTACCGGACCGGCTTCGAGGTCAAGCCCGACCCGGCGCTGGCGTCCAAGGTGCCGCAGCGGTACCGCCAGGCCGGCATCCTGACCGTCGCCACCAACCCCAACACCCCGCCCACCATCTATATCACCGAGGACAACCGCACCCTGGCGGGGCGGGAGATCGACGTGATGAGCGCAGTGGCCCACCGGCTCGGGCTGGAGCCGCGCTGGGTCAATGCCGGCAGCTTCGGCAACATCGTGCCGGGTCTCGCCAGCGGTCGCTATGACGCGGCCCTCGCCAATCTGAGCGTCACGCCGGAGCGGCTGAAGCAGGTGGATTTCGTCTCCTATTTCGACAACAACCGCCTCGGCCTGGTGCGGGCGAAGGACGGTTTCGACGGGAAGCCGGCCACGGACCTGATGAGCCTCTGCGGGGACACGATCGGCGCGGGCTCCGGCACCACGAATGCGGAGGTGCTGCTGCGCCAGAGCGAGGCCTGCGTGGCGGCGGGCCGGAAGCCCATCACCGTGCCGCTCTTTCCCGGACGCCCGGCCGGCGTGCAGGCGGTGCTCAGCGGCCGCATCCCGGGTTTCGTCGGTCCCTATGAAGGGCTCGTCTACATGGTCTCGGCCTCGCAGGACCGGCTCGTCCTCGCCGGCACTTTCACCGTGCCGGGGGATTTCGTGGGCATCGGCCTGCAGAAGGACAGCCCGCTCACGCCGCTGGTGGCGGAGGCGCTGAACTCGCTGATCCAGGACGGCACCTATCTCGCGATCCTGAAGAAGTGGGGGCTCGACTACGGCGCCCTCACCGCGGCACGGCAGAACGACGCGATCCTCGAGGCGCCCCGCAAGGCGGCCAGCGGCGGATGA
- a CDS encoding catalase family protein: MSLSPPVRYTPAVEEIQPDEQDTIRGLNEAFDTILETTAKDYGHAVRSVHAKAHAVLEGRMAIAADLPPELAQGLFARPGEHKVYLQISTNAGDILPDAISLPRGMALKVLDVEGKRLPGAEGKTQDFIMVNGPVFQTKTARQFLSNLKMLARTTDRLEGTKTVMSSVLRGVNTALEAMGIESTKVQSLGGAPNVDPLGETYYSVTPFRYGDHIAKFSLVPVAPELLALKGQEIDATGRPDAIRETIQAEMKGIDGVWEFRVQLCRDLEEQPVEDPTVEWNKEKAPFRTVATITVPRQDSWDAARVQAVNEEMHFMVWTGLAAHQPLGNINRARREAYRHSTGFRERFNRCPIHEPGTQADT, translated from the coding sequence ATGAGTCTCAGCCCCCCGGTCCGCTACACCCCCGCTGTCGAGGAGATCCAACCCGACGAGCAGGATACGATCCGGGGCCTGAACGAGGCCTTCGACACTATCCTGGAGACGACGGCGAAGGATTATGGCCATGCCGTCCGCTCCGTCCACGCCAAGGCTCATGCTGTTCTCGAAGGCAGGATGGCGATTGCCGCCGACCTGCCGCCGGAGTTGGCCCAGGGGCTCTTCGCCAGGCCGGGCGAGCACAAGGTCTATTTGCAGATCTCGACCAATGCAGGCGACATTCTGCCGGACGCGATCTCCCTTCCGCGCGGCATGGCGCTGAAGGTGCTGGATGTGGAGGGCAAGCGCCTGCCCGGCGCCGAGGGCAAAACCCAGGACTTCATCATGGTGAACGGCCCGGTCTTCCAGACGAAGACCGCCAGGCAATTCCTGAGCAATCTGAAAATGCTGGCCAGGACCACCGATCGGCTGGAGGGCACCAAGACGGTCATGTCCTCCGTGCTGCGCGGTGTGAACACCGCGCTGGAGGCCATGGGGATCGAGAGCACCAAGGTCCAGTCGCTGGGCGGCGCGCCCAATGTCGATCCCCTCGGCGAGACCTATTACAGCGTCACGCCGTTCCGCTATGGGGACCACATCGCGAAGTTCAGCCTCGTCCCGGTTGCGCCGGAACTGCTGGCGCTGAAGGGCCAGGAGATCGACGCCACTGGCCGGCCGGATGCGATCCGCGAAACGATACAGGCCGAGATGAAGGGCATCGACGGTGTCTGGGAGTTTCGCGTGCAGCTATGCCGCGATCTGGAGGAGCAGCCGGTCGAGGACCCGACCGTCGAGTGGAATAAGGAGAAGGCGCCCTTCCGGACGGTGGCCACCATCACCGTGCCGCGTCAGGATAGCTGGGATGCCGCGCGCGTGCAGGCTGTGAATGAAGAGATGCATTTCATGGTCTGGACCGGCCTTGCCGCCCATCAGCCGCTGGGCAACATCAACCGGGCCCGGCGTGAAGCCTACAGGCATTCGACCGGGTTCCGCGAACGCTTCAACCGCTGCCCGATCCACGAACCCGGCACCCAGGCGGACACCTGA
- a CDS encoding aldose 1-epimerase family protein encodes MTTIIPLHESLAGAAEREILAGEGLRASLFRFRTGIAALRLANARGEVVVLPWMGGMVWSANFDGVELAMASGFDAPRPARQIAETYGCFAFHSGLLHNGVPTAEDSHAAHGEFPCAPMDGALLELGEDAEGHFLRLLSRRDHVMGFGAHYLAHPSLTLRPDATLFDIGLAVENRSGKPMELMYMCHINFAFVPGGRFRQAAPFTPERVSVRRAVPAHVVPDPAYLALIDELAAHPERMEVLSEPGRYDPEQVFYLHGLGADAEGRTHLMLERPEGDGFAVSYATADFPQTVRWVLNDPDQKVVALALPATCYPEGQAAARRNGQIRFLLPGETARFTVRTGYLDREAALRTAALIASLG; translated from the coding sequence ATGACCACGATCATCCCCCTCCATGAAAGCCTCGCCGGCGCGGCGGAGCGCGAGATCCTGGCCGGGGAGGGGCTGCGCGCCAGCCTCTTCCGCTTCCGCACTGGCATCGCCGCCCTGCGCCTCGCCAATGCCCGTGGCGAGGTCGTGGTCCTGCCTTGGATGGGCGGCATGGTCTGGTCCGCGAATTTCGACGGCGTGGAGCTCGCCATGGCCAGCGGCTTCGACGCACCGCGCCCGGCAAGGCAGATCGCCGAGACCTATGGCTGCTTCGCCTTCCACAGCGGGCTGCTGCACAATGGCGTGCCCACGGCGGAGGACAGCCACGCCGCCCATGGTGAATTCCCCTGCGCGCCGATGGACGGCGCTCTGCTGGAGCTCGGCGAGGATGCGGAGGGGCACTTCCTGCGCCTGCTCAGCCGGCGCGACCATGTCATGGGCTTCGGCGCACACTATCTGGCGCATCCCTCGCTGACCCTGCGGCCGGATGCGACGCTCTTCGACATCGGCCTCGCGGTGGAGAACCGCTCCGGGAAGCCGATGGAGCTGATGTACATGTGCCACATCAACTTCGCCTTCGTGCCGGGCGGCCGCTTCCGGCAGGCAGCGCCTTTCACGCCGGAGCGTGTCTCGGTCCGTCGCGCCGTCCCGGCGCATGTCGTGCCCGATCCAGCCTATCTCGCCCTGATCGACGAGCTGGCCGCGCATCCGGAACGCATGGAGGTGTTGTCAGAGCCTGGCCGTTATGACCCGGAGCAGGTCTTCTACCTGCATGGCCTCGGCGCCGATGCGGAGGGGCGGACGCATCTGATGCTGGAGCGGCCGGAGGGTGACGGCTTTGCCGTCTCCTACGCCACGGCGGATTTCCCACAGACCGTGCGCTGGGTGCTGAACGATCCGGACCAGAAGGTCGTGGCCCTGGCCCTGCCGGCAACCTGCTATCCGGAGGGTCAGGCGGCAGCGCGCCGGAATGGCCAGATCCGCTTCCTGCTACCGGGTGAGACGGCGCGCTTCACCGTCCGCACCGGCTATCTCGATCGCGAGGCCGCTCTCCGGACGGCCGCCCTGATCGCGTCGCTCGGCTAG
- a CDS encoding ABC transporter permease, which yields MNGLTKRLRIDSNLLQLVLLTVLIFAGMAVLNPERFLRPYVFESITFVAPELGLLAIAMMVAMLTGGIDLSVIGIANLSCILAGLFFHAVGAPRGPELVNLPLPMVGLGVLLALCTGILAGAVNGFLITKLRITPILATIGTGQVFTGICLVLTGGPAVVGFPALWGQIGNGTLLGIAVPLLVFLVVSALVWFLLTRTGFGIDLALIGTNARAAAFAGIRTGRRVFFSYVLTGVLASLAGILLSGRTNAAKSDYGVSYLLQAVLIAVLAGTNPAGGRGNVVAVGLALLALMLLSSGLQMMRFSNFLVDLIWGGFLLLSIALAAWRNRVR from the coding sequence ATGAACGGCCTGACGAAGCGCCTCCGCATCGACAGCAACCTGCTGCAGCTCGTCCTGCTCACGGTGCTGATCTTCGCCGGCATGGCGGTGCTGAACCCGGAGCGCTTCCTGCGTCCCTATGTCTTCGAATCCATCACCTTCGTCGCGCCGGAACTGGGGCTCCTCGCCATCGCCATGATGGTGGCCATGCTGACCGGCGGCATCGACCTCTCGGTGATCGGCATCGCCAACCTGTCCTGCATCCTGGCCGGCCTCTTCTTCCACGCTGTCGGCGCCCCGCGCGGGCCGGAACTGGTGAACCTTCCCCTGCCGATGGTCGGGCTCGGCGTGCTGCTCGCCCTCTGCACAGGCATCCTGGCGGGTGCGGTGAACGGCTTCCTGATCACGAAGCTCCGGATCACCCCGATCCTCGCCACCATCGGCACGGGGCAGGTCTTCACCGGCATCTGCCTCGTCCTCACCGGCGGCCCCGCCGTGGTGGGCTTCCCGGCTCTCTGGGGGCAGATCGGCAACGGCACGCTCCTCGGCATCGCCGTGCCGCTTCTCGTCTTCCTCGTCGTCTCGGCCCTGGTCTGGTTCCTGCTGACCCGTACGGGCTTCGGCATCGACCTCGCCCTGATCGGCACGAATGCGCGGGCCGCGGCCTTCGCCGGAATCCGGACGGGGCGGCGGGTCTTCTTCTCCTATGTGCTGACCGGCGTGCTGGCCAGCCTCGCCGGGATTCTGCTATCCGGCCGCACCAATGCGGCGAAATCCGACTACGGCGTCTCCTACCTGCTCCAGGCCGTGCTGATCGCCGTGCTGGCCGGCACCAACCCGGCGGGCGGGCGCGGCAATGTGGTGGCGGTCGGCCTCGCGCTCCTGGCGCTGATGCTGCTGTCCTCCGGCCTGCAGATGATGCGTTTCAGCAACTTCCTGGTGGACCTGATCTGGGGCGGCTTCCTGCTGCTCTCGATCGCCCTGGCCGCCTGGCGCAACCGGGTGCGTTGA
- a CDS encoding ABC transporter permease encodes MSRLAALLRRHPEFMVGAVLLAAVLVIGTVNPVFWQPANLFSLLRASVISGILALAVLMVMLSGGIDVSFPAFAIAAMYLTVKAMIAWGFDGVVLPFLMATGIGLLLGLVNAVFVHYLRMIPLIVTLGTGTAVRGFILGVVGTSQINIDQMPPLLIGFARGEFLHVTQADGSQAGLSSMVLVYAGIALLVHLMLRHTMIGRGIYALGGGEEAARRVGFNTRRITFFIYGLAGALAGFAGLLHGAMIWTANPRDMVGLELDVIAAVVLGGASIFGGRGSVIGTVLGVLTLVVITNSLIILGMDTTWQRVVVGLIVIAATAATAWRDRRRIA; translated from the coding sequence ATGAGCCGCCTCGCCGCCCTGCTGCGCCGCCACCCGGAATTCATGGTCGGCGCCGTCCTGCTGGCCGCCGTGCTGGTGATCGGCACGGTCAACCCGGTCTTCTGGCAGCCGGCCAACCTCTTCTCGCTGCTGCGGGCCAGCGTCATCTCGGGCATCCTGGCGCTCGCCGTGCTGATGGTCATGCTTTCGGGCGGCATCGACGTCTCCTTTCCCGCCTTCGCCATCGCGGCGATGTACCTGACGGTGAAGGCGATGATCGCCTGGGGCTTCGACGGGGTGGTCTTGCCCTTCCTGATGGCGACGGGCATCGGCCTGCTGCTGGGCCTCGTGAACGCGGTCTTCGTCCATTACCTGCGGATGATCCCGCTGATCGTCACGCTCGGCACCGGCACGGCCGTGCGCGGCTTCATCCTGGGCGTGGTCGGCACCAGCCAGATCAACATCGACCAGATGCCTCCGCTGCTGATCGGCTTCGCCCGGGGCGAGTTCCTGCATGTCACCCAGGCGGATGGCAGCCAGGCCGGGCTCTCCTCCATGGTGCTGGTCTATGCCGGCATCGCCCTGCTGGTGCATCTGATGCTCCGCCACACGATGATCGGCCGTGGCATCTACGCACTGGGCGGCGGCGAGGAAGCGGCGCGGCGCGTCGGCTTCAACACCCGCCGCATCACCTTCTTCATCTATGGCCTGGCCGGGGCGCTGGCGGGCTTCGCCGGGCTGCTGCACGGGGCGATGATCTGGACGGCCAACCCACGCGACATGGTGGGGCTGGAACTCGACGTCATCGCCGCGGTGGTGCTCGGCGGCGCCAGCATCTTCGGCGGGCGCGGCAGCGTCATCGGCACGGTGCTCGGTGTGCTGACCCTGGTGGTGATCACCAACAGCCTGATCATCCTGGGCATGGACACCACCTGGCAGCGTGTCGTCGTGGGCCTGATCGTGATCGCCGCCACGGCCGCCACGGCCTGGCGCGACCGCCGGCGCATCGCCTGA
- a CDS encoding sugar ABC transporter ATP-binding protein, giving the protein MTAPLIELRHIGKSFAAVRALDDVSLTIGQGEIHCLAGENGSGKSTLIKVISGVWQPDQGEILIDGQKAESMTPRSAIAHGVQVIYQDFSLFGNLTVAENLALSTELQARRSLVSWRRVRAIAEAATARLGVELDLDALVETLPTAGRQLVAIARALMSDPRLLIMDEPTTALTGREVEALFRVVRDIQSRGIAVLFVSHKMREMLEISERLTVIRSGRVVAAGPIAEFNEAAITRAMTGQDIATEGYRWAGSASVPVLEVNGLGIPGQLQDISLRVMPGEIVGISGLLGSGRTELALALFGMKPGHAGEVRLNGRPVRLDSVQAAIAEGVAYVPEDRLTEGLFLTQTIDRNILATSHERLSRWGVIRRDAAARDAAATIREMAIATPTGDRPVTQLSGGNQQRVVIGRWLLNDPRLLILNGPTVGVDVGSKAGIHRKIRDLARERGLGVLMISDDLPELVDNCNRILVLHRGRLVSDLPAEATDEGRLSAMLGELA; this is encoded by the coding sequence ATGACCGCTCCGCTGATCGAACTCCGCCATATCGGCAAGAGCTTTGCCGCCGTGCGCGCCCTGGACGACGTTTCCCTGACCATCGGCCAGGGCGAGATCCACTGCCTGGCCGGTGAGAACGGCTCCGGCAAGTCCACGCTGATCAAGGTGATCTCGGGGGTCTGGCAGCCGGACCAGGGGGAGATTCTGATCGACGGGCAGAAGGCCGAGAGCATGACCCCACGCTCGGCCATCGCCCATGGCGTGCAGGTGATCTATCAGGATTTCTCGCTCTTCGGGAACCTCACGGTCGCCGAGAACCTCGCCCTCAGCACCGAGCTGCAGGCACGGCGCAGCCTCGTCTCCTGGCGCCGGGTGCGCGCCATCGCCGAGGCCGCCACCGCCCGGCTGGGCGTCGAGCTCGACCTCGACGCGCTGGTGGAAACCCTGCCGACCGCGGGCCGGCAACTCGTGGCCATCGCCCGCGCGCTGATGTCCGACCCGCGCCTGCTGATCATGGATGAACCCACCACCGCGCTCACGGGGCGGGAGGTCGAGGCGCTGTTCCGCGTGGTGCGCGATATCCAGTCGCGTGGCATCGCCGTGCTCTTCGTCAGCCACAAGATGCGCGAGATGCTGGAGATCAGCGAGCGCCTGACGGTGATCCGCAGCGGCCGCGTCGTGGCCGCCGGGCCTATCGCCGAATTCAACGAGGCCGCCATCACCCGTGCCATGACCGGGCAGGACATCGCCACCGAAGGCTATCGCTGGGCCGGGTCGGCCTCGGTGCCGGTGCTGGAGGTCAACGGCCTCGGCATCCCGGGGCAGCTCCAGGATATCAGCCTGCGCGTCATGCCGGGCGAGATCGTCGGCATCTCCGGCCTGCTCGGCTCCGGCCGTACGGAACTGGCCCTGGCGCTGTTCGGCATGAAGCCGGGCCATGCCGGGGAGGTCCGCCTGAACGGCAGGCCCGTGCGGCTGGACAGCGTGCAGGCGGCCATCGCCGAGGGCGTGGCCTATGTGCCCGAGGACCGGCTGACCGAGGGCCTCTTCCTGACCCAGACCATCGACCGCAACATCCTCGCCACCTCGCATGAGCGGCTGAGCCGGTGGGGCGTGATCCGCCGCGATGCCGCCGCCCGCGACGCGGCGGCCACGATCCGCGAGATGGCCATCGCCACCCCGACCGGCGACCGGCCGGTGACGCAGCTCTCCGGCGGCAATCAGCAGCGCGTGGTGATCGGCCGCTGGCTGCTGAACGACCCGAGGCTGCTGATCCTGAACGGCCCGACCGTGGGTGTCGATGTCGGCTCCAAGGCCGGCATCCACCGCAAGATCCGCGATCTGGCACGCGAGCGCGGCCTGGGCGTCCTGATGATCTCGGACGACCTTCCCGAACTGGTGGACAACTGCAACCGCATCCTCGTCCTGCACCGGGGGCGCCTGGTGTCTGACCTGCCCGCCGAGGCGACCGACGAAGGGCGGCTGAGCGCGATGCTGGGAGAACTGGCATGA
- a CDS encoding autoinducer 2 ABC transporter substrate-binding protein, with product MAAGGLLASVAGGPAFAQAAAVDASKVAADINAKAGKKRSIATVVKVDGIAWFDRMRVGVTQFGKDQGHDTWMVGPSQADAAAQVQLVESLIAQGVDAICIVPFSVEAVEPVLQKARRQGIVVISHEASNLQNTDYDIEAFDNHAYGAKLMEVLARDMGGEGKYVATVGSLTSQSQNEWIDGAVAYQKQHFPKMQEVTKRIETYDDATTDYNKLKEVLTAYPDLKGILGAPMPTSAGAGRLIAERNLRGKLFFSGTGLVSVAGQYLRNGDINYIQFWDPAVAGYAMNVMAVMALAKKDIKAGTNLGLAGYENLQVPDAKRPNVLVGQGWVGVTKDNMAQYNF from the coding sequence ATGGCGGCGGGCGGGCTGCTGGCCTCTGTCGCCGGCGGCCCGGCCTTCGCGCAGGCCGCGGCGGTGGATGCCAGCAAGGTGGCCGCCGACATCAACGCCAAGGCCGGCAAGAAGCGCAGCATCGCCACGGTGGTGAAGGTGGACGGCATCGCCTGGTTCGACCGGATGCGCGTCGGCGTCACGCAATTCGGCAAGGACCAGGGCCACGACACCTGGATGGTGGGCCCCAGCCAGGCGGATGCGGCGGCGCAGGTGCAGCTGGTCGAGAGCCTGATCGCCCAGGGCGTGGACGCGATCTGCATCGTGCCCTTCTCGGTGGAGGCGGTGGAGCCCGTGCTGCAGAAGGCCCGCCGCCAGGGCATTGTGGTGATCTCGCATGAGGCTTCGAACCTCCAGAACACGGATTACGATATCGAGGCTTTCGACAATCACGCCTACGGCGCCAAGCTGATGGAGGTTCTGGCGCGCGACATGGGCGGCGAGGGCAAGTATGTCGCCACCGTCGGCAGCCTGACCTCCCAGTCCCAGAACGAGTGGATCGACGGTGCCGTCGCCTACCAGAAGCAGCACTTCCCGAAGATGCAGGAGGTGACGAAGCGCATCGAGACCTATGACGACGCGACCACCGACTACAACAAGCTGAAGGAAGTGCTGACCGCCTATCCGGACCTGAAGGGCATCCTCGGCGCGCCCATGCCGACCTCGGCCGGTGCCGGGCGGCTGATCGCCGAGCGCAACCTCAGGGGCAAGCTCTTCTTCTCCGGCACCGGCCTCGTTTCCGTCGCCGGGCAGTACCTGCGCAATGGCGACATCAACTACATCCAGTTCTGGGACCCGGCGGTGGCCGGCTATGCCATGAACGTGATGGCTGTGATGGCGCTGGCGAAGAAGGACATCAAGGCGGGCACCAATCTCGGCCTCGCCGGTTATGAGAACCTGCAGGTGCCCGATGCCAAGCGGCCCAACGTGCTGGTCGGCCAGGGATGGGTCGGCGTGACCAAGGACAACATGGCCCAGTACAACTTCTGA
- the deoC gene encoding deoxyribose-phosphate aldolase, translated as MTTQHTALPRRPEDLAPLIDHTLLQPGAGEADLRRHGEEALRHLFCSVCVNPVNVPLVAQLLRGSAVKTCSVVGFPLGATTAWDKAAETANAVHHGADEIDMVINIGALRDGRLEVVREDIAAVRKACEGRVLKVIIETCLLTDEQKRTACRLAAEAKADFVKTSTGFSTGGATVEDVRLMRETVGSALGVKASGGIRDWDTALAMIAAGANRIGASSGVALITGAPASGTGY; from the coding sequence GTGACGACACAGCACACCGCCCTGCCGCGCAGGCCCGAAGACCTCGCCCCGCTGATCGACCATACGCTGCTCCAGCCCGGAGCCGGCGAGGCGGATCTGCGCCGCCATGGCGAGGAGGCGCTCCGGCACCTGTTCTGCTCGGTCTGCGTCAACCCGGTGAACGTGCCGCTGGTGGCCCAGCTTCTGCGCGGCAGCGCGGTGAAGACCTGCTCCGTGGTCGGCTTTCCGCTGGGGGCCACGACCGCCTGGGACAAGGCCGCCGAGACAGCGAATGCCGTGCATCATGGCGCCGACGAGATCGACATGGTGATCAATATCGGTGCGCTGCGGGACGGGCGGCTGGAGGTCGTGCGCGAGGACATCGCCGCGGTGCGCAAGGCCTGCGAAGGACGGGTGCTGAAGGTCATCATCGAGACCTGCCTGCTGACGGATGAGCAGAAGCGCACCGCCTGCCGCCTTGCCGCCGAGGCGAAGGCCGATTTCGTGAAGACCTCCACCGGCTTCTCCACCGGCGGCGCCACGGTGGAGGATGTGCGGCTGATGCGCGAGACCGTGGGGAGTGCGCTGGGTGTGAAGGCGTCCGGCGGCATCCGCGACTGGGATACGGCGCTGGCGATGATCGCCGCCGGCGCGAACCGGATCGGTGCCAGCTCCGGCGTTGCCCTGATCACGGGCGCGCCGGCCTCCGGTACCGGCTACTGA
- a CDS encoding DeoR family transcriptional regulator produces MIQGDTAVGEARRQDRLRRLAEMLRRSGPLRLGDAAAALHVSSMTLRRDLSQSRHGLTLLGGHVLLQGGPPAESPYALEREQDSHAAAKRQAGRHAAALVEDGDKLFIDCGTTTPHLVEALAPGLALTVFCYALNIANLLSHRPRTQLLLLGGLFHPASASFASDEVLAGLRRSRIDKAFVSAGGVEAALGASCSHAHEVPVKQAAIASARRAILVVDDSKLGARKPAGFAPLSAFERIVTNPPREAAAADLLRQAGARLDLAEG; encoded by the coding sequence ATGATCCAGGGCGACACAGCGGTGGGAGAAGCACGCCGGCAGGACCGGTTGCGGCGCCTCGCCGAGATGTTGCGGCGCAGCGGCCCCTTGCGGCTCGGTGATGCGGCCGCGGCCCTTCACGTCTCCTCCATGACCTTACGGCGGGATCTTTCGCAGTCGCGGCACGGGCTTACCCTCCTGGGAGGACATGTGCTGCTGCAAGGTGGCCCACCCGCCGAGAGCCCCTATGCGCTGGAGCGGGAGCAGGACAGCCATGCCGCCGCCAAGCGCCAGGCCGGGCGCCATGCCGCCGCGCTGGTGGAGGATGGAGATAAGTTGTTCATCGACTGCGGCACCACCACGCCGCACTTGGTGGAAGCCCTGGCACCTGGACTGGCGCTGACCGTGTTCTGCTATGCGCTGAACATCGCGAACCTGCTCAGCCATCGGCCTCGCACCCAGCTCCTGTTGCTCGGCGGGCTGTTCCACCCCGCCTCGGCCAGCTTCGCTTCGGACGAGGTGCTGGCCGGCCTGCGCCGGTCGCGGATCGACAAGGCCTTCGTCTCGGCCGGCGGCGTGGAGGCAGCCCTGGGTGCCTCCTGCTCCCATGCCCATGAGGTGCCGGTGAAGCAGGCGGCCATCGCCAGTGCCCGGCGCGCCATCCTCGTGGTCGATGACAGCAAGCTCGGCGCGCGTAAGCCTGCTGGCTTCGCCCCGCTTTCCGCCTTCGAACGAATCGTCACCAATCCGCCCCGCGAGGCTGCGGCGGCGGACCTTCTACGCCAGGCCGGGGCCCGCCTCGACCTGGCCGAGGGTTGA